One region of Phragmites australis chromosome 18, lpPhrAust1.1, whole genome shotgun sequence genomic DNA includes:
- the LOC133898417 gene encoding homeobox-leucine zipper protein ROC7-like: MPGGLMIPGRNMPTAAMIGGLASYAASLGQNMFDGQHQLPVLQQQQQQNHGQQQLQKAATSESDARGPRHDELFMESKSGSDNLEGGGGSGGSGGEELQEEEDLSLQRPRKKRYHRHTQHQIQELEAFFKEFPHPDDKQRKELSRELGLEPLQVKFWFQNKRTQMKTQQERQENTQLRTENEKLRAENARYKDALANAACPNCGGPATAVIGEMSFDEHHLRLENARLRDEIDRISAIAAKYVGKPAAGLPNSSNISSSAAAAAPYQPPLSSHLLMSGAGIFGASEFHHGAAAGFDKPLVIELAVAAMEELVRMAQLGEPLWVPALVDGAATEALNEEEYERSFPRGVGPKSPELRSEASRETVVVILNHISLVEMLMDVNQWSTLFSSIVSRAGTLEVLSTGVAGNYNGALQLMSAEFQMPSPLVPTRESHFVRYCKQHADGSWAVVDVSLDGLRAGGATGARGRRRPSGCLIREMPNGYSRVTWVEHVEADDAMVHDLYRPLVSSGLAFGARRWAAALERQCERLASAMASGVPAAPAGGGCDAGVVTSAEGRRSMLRLAERMVASFCGGVTASTTHQWTTLSGSGAEDVRVMTRKSVDDPGRPPGIILNAATSFWLPVPPARIFGFLRDDATRNEWDILSNGGDVQEMAHIANGRDHGNAVSLLRVNNANSNQSNMLILQECCTDATGSYVIYAPVDVVAMNVVLNGGDPDYVALLPSGFAILPDGPGAGGGGSLLTVAFQILVDSVPTAKLSLGSVATVNSLISCTVERIKAAVAADNAAGGAPR; encoded by the exons AACATGTTCGATGGGCAGCATCAGCTGCCGGtgcttcagcagcagcagcaacagaacCATggccagcagcagctgcagaagGCGGCCACCAGCGAGAGCGACGCGCGCGGCCCGCGGCACGACGAGTTGTTCATGGAGAGCAAGTCCGGCAGCGACAACctggagggcggcggcgggtcGGGCGGCTCCGGCGGCGAGGAgctgcaggaggaggaggacctcAGCCTGCAGCGGCCCCGCAAGAAGCGCTACCACCGCCACACCCAGCACCAGATCCAGGAGCTCGAAGC TTTCTTCAAGGAATTCCCGCACCCTGACGACAAGCAGAGGAAGGAGCTGAGCCGGGAGCTGGGGCTGGAGCCTCTCCAGGTCAAGTTCTGGTTCCAGAACAAGCGCACCCAGATGAAG ACGCAGCAGGAGCGGCAGGAGAACACGCAGCTGCGCACCGAGAACGAGAAGCTGCGCGCCGAGAACGCGCGCTACAAGGACGCGCTCGCCAACGCCGCATGCCCCAACTGCGGCGGCCCCGCCACGGCCGTCATCGGCGAGATGTCCTTTGACGAGCACCACCTCCGCCTCGAGAACGCACGCCTCCGAGACGAGATCGACCGCATCTCCGCCATCGCCGCCAAGTACGTCGGCAAACCCGCCGCCGGCCTGCCCAACTCATCGAACATCTCctcctcggccgccgccgccgcgccgtacCAGCCGCCGCTCTCCTCCCATCTCCTCATGTCCGGCGCTGGCATCTTCGGCGCCAGCGAGTTCCACCACGGCGCCGCGGCCGGGTTCGACAAGCCACTGGTGATCGAGCTCGCCGTGGCTGCCATGGAGGAGCTGGTGCGCATGGCCCAGCTCGGCGAGCCGCTCTGGGTCCCCGCCCTCGTCGACGGCGCCGCCACCGAGGCGCTCAACGAGGAGGAGTACGAGCGCTCATTCCCCAGGGGCGTCGGCCCCAAGTCGCCGGAACTCCGCTCGGAGGCCTCGCGGGAGAccgtcgtcgtcatcttgaacCACATCAGCCTCGTCGAGATGCTCATGGACGTG AACCAATGGTCGACGCTGTTCTCGAGCATCGTGTCGCGGGCCGGCACGCTTGAGGTGCTCTCCACCGGCGTCGCCGGCAACTACAACGGCGCGCTGCAGCTG ATGTCGGCGGAGTTCCAGATGCCGTCGCCGCTGGTGCCGACGAGGGAGAGCCATTTCGTGCGCTACTGCAAGCAGCACGCGGACGGCAGCTGGGCGGTGGTGGACGTCTCGCTCGACGGGCTGCGCGCCGGCGGGGCGACGGGGGCGCGCGGGCGGCGCCGCCCGTCGGGCTGCCTCATCCGGGAGATGCCGAACGGCTACTCCCGGGTGACGTGGGTGGAGCACGTGGAGGCGGACGACGCGATGGTGCACGACCTGTACCGGCCCCTGGTGAGCTCCGGGCTGGCGTTCGGCGCGCGGCGGTgggcggcggcgctggagcGGCAGTGCGAGCGGCTGGCGAGCGCCATGGCCAGCGGCGTCCCTGCGGCTCCCGCGGGCGGCGGCTGCGACGCCGGGGTTGTGACGTCGGCGGAGGGGCGGCGGAGCATGCTCAGGCTGGCCGAGCGGATGGTAGCGAGCTTCTGCGGCGGCGTGACGGCGTCGACGACGCACCAGTGGACGACGCTGTCGGGGAGCGGCGCCGAGGACGTGCGCGTGATGACGCGCAAGAGCGTGGACGACCCCGGGCGTCCCCCCGGCATCATCCTCAACGCCGCCACCTCCTTCTGGCTCCCCGTGCCCCCCGCGCGCATCTTCGGCTTCCTCCGCGACGACGCCACCCGCAACGAGTGGGACATCCTCTCCAACGGAGGCGACGTCCAGGAGATGGCCCACATCGCCAACGGCCGCGACCACGGCAACGCCGTCTCTCTCCTCCGCGTCAAC AACGCGAACTCGAACCAGAGCAACATGCTGATCCTGCAGGAGTGCTGCACGGACGCGACGGGGTCGTACGTGATCTACGCGCCCGTAGACGTGGTGGCCATGAACGTGGTGCTCAACGGCGGGGACCCGGACTACGTGGCGCTGCTGCCGTCCGGCTTCGCCATCCTGCCCGACGGGCCGGGtgcgggcggcggcgggtcTCTCCTCACCGTGGCGTTCCAGATCCTGGTCGACTCCGTGCCCACCGCCAAGCTCTCGCTGGGCTCCGTCGCCACCGTCAACAGCCTCATCTCCTGCACCGTCGAGCGCATCaaggccgccgtcgccgccgacaACGCTGCCGGCGGCGCCCCTCGGTGA